One Megasphaera elsdenii DSM 20460 genomic window carries:
- the thiL gene encoding thiamine-phosphate kinase, with the protein MKISDIGEFGFIDAIKADTLYHKENVVVGIGDDGAVYTTTPGWQQVAVIDTMVQNSHFIVGQTATWHDVGFKAVASNLSDIAAMGAVPTHIVLSTALAPQMEVDDVVEMYRGIKDICRAYEVNILGGDTVMSKEGVVITVAAFGEIEAGKALLRSGAQAGDVIAVSHTIGDSAGGLDVLLAGQDGYEALKKAHQYPEPQISLGRLLVQHHCHSLNDISDGLASESNEIAKASGVELVIDRDKVPTSDGLKAWAASSGKDIWKFVFNGGEDYELVFTMAPADFQALQADYPAVTAIGTVRPGPGRVLLRHDGGEQVLPPTGWTHF; encoded by the coding sequence ATGAAAATTTCAGATATCGGTGAATTTGGATTCATCGATGCCATCAAAGCGGATACGCTCTACCATAAAGAGAACGTCGTCGTCGGCATCGGAGATGACGGTGCCGTCTATACGACGACGCCAGGCTGGCAGCAGGTCGCTGTCATCGATACGATGGTCCAGAACAGCCATTTCATCGTCGGCCAGACGGCAACCTGGCATGATGTCGGCTTTAAAGCCGTCGCTTCGAACCTCAGCGACATCGCAGCCATGGGGGCCGTACCGACGCATATCGTCTTGTCGACGGCGTTGGCGCCGCAGATGGAAGTCGACGACGTCGTTGAAATGTATCGCGGCATCAAGGATATCTGCCGGGCCTATGAGGTCAATATCCTCGGCGGCGATACGGTCATGTCTAAAGAAGGCGTCGTCATCACCGTGGCCGCCTTTGGCGAAATCGAAGCCGGGAAAGCCCTGCTGCGCAGCGGCGCCCAGGCTGGCGATGTCATTGCCGTATCCCATACGATCGGCGATTCTGCCGGTGGCCTGGATGTGCTCCTGGCTGGGCAGGACGGTTATGAAGCTTTGAAGAAAGCCCACCAGTACCCGGAACCGCAGATTTCCTTGGGCCGGTTATTGGTACAGCATCATTGCCATAGCTTGAACGACATCAGCGATGGTTTGGCCAGCGAGTCCAATGAAATCGCCAAGGCCAGCGGTGTCGAACTGGTCATCGACCGGGATAAGGTGCCGACGAGTGACGGGCTAAAAGCCTGGGCGGCGTCATCGGGCAAGGATATCTGGAAATTCGTCTTCAACGGCGGCGAAGACTATGAACTGGTCTTCACCATGGCCCCCGCTGATTTCCAGGCCCTGCAGGCCGATTATCCGGCCGTGACCGCCATCGGGACCGTCCGTCCGGGACCGGGCCGGGTCCTGCTCCGCCACGATGGGGGAGAACAGGTCCTGCCGCCGACGGGCTGGACCCATTTTTAA
- a CDS encoding PucR family transcriptional regulator, with the protein MSLSIDRLYKQDENKYKLELLAGRQGLSHDVAWVQVMEDADYGTFLRPHAFIFTTGLASHGDPHWLEAFVDALLAADAAGLVVNTGKYLLASDITDALKDRCDAAAFPLFTLPWEVRLADITQSFLSSLFLTHREEYRAITAWKEFLFGVQGSSVLTELALTGWKEEGPYTALVLAGADADASFLADSKSFLNGLGQPYFIFPYKDTVVLLLQGELPAALVAWLKGHEQLVTGQGVTAPDLKALPDSCRQGQQALIWGRLHQQSWCYFGALGAYALFFSQPDDQVLHVLHDRALGALLAYDEGHQSSLYETLEAYLCHDGSLKGTAAQLYTHRNTVAYRIHKAEKLIPYDLNDWEQRFTVFLACHIHRYFEILKNDH; encoded by the coding sequence ATGTCTCTATCCATCGATCGGCTTTATAAACAGGATGAAAACAAATATAAACTGGAACTCCTGGCCGGCCGTCAGGGGCTGAGCCATGACGTCGCCTGGGTCCAGGTCATGGAAGATGCGGACTATGGTACTTTCTTGCGGCCCCATGCCTTCATCTTTACGACGGGCCTGGCCAGCCACGGCGACCCGCACTGGCTGGAGGCCTTCGTCGACGCCCTGCTGGCGGCCGATGCGGCAGGACTCGTGGTCAATACGGGGAAATATCTCCTGGCGTCGGACATTACGGACGCCTTGAAGGACCGCTGTGATGCGGCGGCTTTCCCGTTGTTTACCCTGCCCTGGGAAGTGCGGCTGGCAGACATTACCCAATCCTTCTTGTCGTCCCTCTTCTTGACCCACCGCGAAGAATACCGGGCCATTACGGCCTGGAAGGAATTTCTCTTCGGCGTCCAGGGCTCGTCGGTCCTGACGGAACTGGCCTTGACCGGATGGAAAGAAGAGGGGCCGTATACGGCCCTGGTCCTGGCCGGCGCCGATGCCGATGCGTCTTTTTTAGCCGATAGCAAGTCCTTTCTCAATGGCTTGGGTCAGCCGTACTTTATATTTCCTTATAAGGACACCGTCGTCCTGCTCCTGCAGGGAGAACTGCCAGCAGCTCTCGTTGCCTGGCTCAAAGGCCATGAACAGCTGGTGACGGGGCAGGGAGTGACGGCACCTGACTTAAAAGCCCTGCCGGACAGCTGCCGCCAGGGGCAGCAGGCCCTCATCTGGGGGCGCCTCCACCAGCAGTCCTGGTGCTATTTTGGGGCCCTCGGCGCTTATGCCCTCTTCTTTTCCCAGCCCGATGACCAGGTGCTGCACGTCCTTCATGACCGGGCCCTGGGAGCCTTACTGGCTTACGATGAAGGACACCAGTCCAGCCTGTATGAAACGCTGGAAGCCTACCTCTGCCATGACGGCAGCCTGAAGGGAACAGCGGCCCAACTCTATACCCATCGCAATACCGTAGCCTATCGCATCCATAAGGCGGAAAAACTCATCCCTTATGACCTGAACGATTGGGAACAGCGATTCACGGTCTTCCTGGCCTGCCATATCCATCGTTATTTTGAAATTCTGAAAAATGACCATTGA
- a CDS encoding histidine kinase N-terminal domain-containing protein gives MATLEAVCRTQSTLSPVQIHILQNSEELLQFASDLSHRELFVYVPGKDAGTLVLAAHRTPLLQKGRQTETTDPGAVFSRYEEPFNYQVFQAGQALQGEREIEYGRMAPIVSYPFVDNGGGTIAVIAFVGAVEDNREILTETAFLSLQVPMDFHSMYRPLSIQDGVVLVNCNGVVIYADDMADSILHMCGQRGAITGTNIYNTRLDLTGAKKALSQATGLTDDVTLGEAVVSRRVIPILQRGKVRRVISILTERTELHRKEEELMVKTSVIKEIHHRVKNNLQTIASLLRMQMRRTTSEEARDVLKESLNRILSISLVHETLSHHDEENIDISDVAQKLLGLLAHSLVSKDCHVETKFSGEILPLPSDAATSLALVLNELITNAIIHGFEGRSQGTLSITIRRDGDNGLILVCDDGVGMAQAPVDTGRKHLGMAIVRTLIEKDLQGAIAFDDGVPEGTVVTIRFPLPERGE, from the coding sequence ATGGCTACACTTGAAGCGGTCTGCCGGACTCAGAGCACGTTGTCGCCCGTGCAGATCCATATTTTACAGAACAGTGAAGAATTATTGCAGTTCGCCAGCGACTTGTCGCACCGGGAACTCTTCGTCTACGTGCCGGGAAAGGACGCGGGGACCCTGGTCCTGGCCGCCCACCGGACGCCGCTCCTGCAAAAAGGACGGCAGACCGAGACGACCGATCCGGGCGCTGTCTTTTCCCGGTATGAAGAACCCTTCAACTATCAGGTCTTCCAGGCTGGGCAGGCCTTGCAGGGCGAAAGGGAAATCGAATACGGCCGCATGGCGCCGATCGTGTCCTATCCCTTCGTCGATAACGGCGGCGGGACGATTGCCGTCATTGCCTTTGTCGGAGCCGTCGAAGACAACCGGGAAATCTTGACGGAAACGGCCTTTTTGTCCTTGCAGGTGCCCATGGATTTCCATTCCATGTACCGGCCCTTGTCCATCCAGGATGGCGTCGTCCTGGTCAACTGCAACGGCGTCGTCATCTATGCCGACGACATGGCCGACAGCATCCTGCACATGTGCGGCCAGCGCGGCGCCATTACGGGGACCAATATCTACAATACCCGCCTCGACCTGACCGGGGCCAAGAAAGCCCTGTCCCAGGCGACAGGGCTGACCGACGACGTGACGCTCGGTGAAGCCGTCGTTTCCCGCCGGGTCATTCCTATCCTGCAGCGCGGCAAAGTCCGCCGGGTCATTTCCATCCTGACCGAGCGGACGGAATTGCACCGCAAGGAAGAAGAACTGATGGTCAAGACGTCGGTCATCAAGGAAATCCACCACCGCGTCAAGAACAACTTGCAGACCATCGCCAGTCTGCTGCGCATGCAGATGCGGCGCACGACCAGTGAAGAAGCGCGGGACGTCCTCAAAGAAAGCCTGAACCGGATCCTCAGCATTTCTTTGGTCCACGAGACGTTGTCCCACCACGATGAAGAGAACATTGATATTTCCGACGTGGCCCAGAAACTGCTGGGCCTCCTGGCTCACAGCCTGGTCAGCAAGGACTGCCATGTAGAGACGAAATTTTCCGGGGAAATATTGCCTCTGCCGTCCGATGCTGCGACGTCGCTGGCGCTGGTCCTGAACGAACTCATTACCAATGCCATCATCCACGGTTTTGAAGGGCGCAGCCAGGGGACCCTGTCTATCACGATCCGCCGGGACGGGGATAACGGTCTCATCCTGGTCTGTGATGACGGCGTCGGCATGGCCCAGGCGCCGGTCGATACGGGCCGCAAGCATCTGGGCATGGCCATCGTGCGGACGCTGATCGAGAAAGATTTACAAGGGGCGATTGCTTTCGATGACGGCGTGCCGGAAGGGACGGTCGTCACCATCCGTTTTCCATTACCAGAGAGGGGAGAATAA
- the tsaD gene encoding tRNA (adenosine(37)-N6)-threonylcarbamoyltransferase complex transferase subunit TsaD has product MYTLALETSCDETSAAVIEDGRHICSNIISTQVPIHRKFGGVVPEIASRQHIEYVLPIIKEALDTAQVTLADIDHIGVTYGPGLVGALLVGVAAAKAISFAADKPLVGVNHMEGHIFANFLSHPELEPPFLALVVSGGHTQLVQINGYNSFKLMGQTRDDAAGEAFDKIARVMGYPYPGGPQIDKLAKEGNPDAIAFPKALHEKHNFEFSFSGLKSAVLNYLHTQEQRGQSYNAADVAASFQKTVVETLVEKTMDAASYCGAKKIAVAGGVSANSGLAAAMSAACADKGYAFYRPDPILCTDNGAMIGCRAYYMALDGRFADLTLNAKPALPITSD; this is encoded by the coding sequence ATGTATACCTTAGCTTTAGAAACGAGTTGTGACGAAACGTCGGCTGCTGTCATCGAAGACGGCCGCCACATCTGCTCCAACATCATATCGACACAGGTACCGATTCACCGCAAGTTCGGCGGTGTCGTACCGGAAATCGCCTCGCGCCAGCATATCGAATACGTCCTGCCCATCATCAAGGAAGCCCTCGATACGGCGCAGGTCACCTTGGCCGATATCGACCATATCGGCGTTACCTACGGGCCCGGCCTGGTCGGTGCCCTGCTGGTCGGCGTCGCCGCCGCCAAGGCCATCAGCTTTGCTGCCGATAAGCCCCTGGTCGGTGTCAACCACATGGAAGGCCACATCTTTGCCAATTTCCTCAGCCATCCCGAACTGGAACCGCCGTTCCTGGCCCTCGTCGTTTCTGGCGGCCATACGCAGCTGGTCCAGATCAATGGCTATAATTCGTTCAAACTCATGGGTCAGACCCGCGACGACGCAGCCGGTGAAGCCTTCGACAAGATTGCCCGCGTCATGGGCTATCCCTATCCGGGCGGTCCGCAGATCGACAAATTGGCTAAAGAAGGGAATCCCGACGCCATCGCCTTTCCGAAGGCCCTTCATGAAAAGCACAACTTCGAGTTCAGCTTCAGTGGCCTCAAATCGGCCGTCCTGAACTACCTGCACACGCAGGAACAGCGCGGCCAGTCCTATAATGCGGCCGATGTCGCGGCCAGCTTCCAGAAGACCGTCGTCGAAACGCTCGTCGAAAAGACCATGGACGCCGCCTCTTACTGTGGGGCTAAAAAAATTGCCGTCGCCGGCGGCGTCTCGGCCAACAGCGGCCTGGCAGCGGCCATGAGTGCGGCCTGTGCCGACAAGGGCTATGCCTTTTACCGGCCCGATCCGATCCTCTGCACCGATAACGGCGCCATGATCGGCTGCCGGGCCTATTACATGGCCTTGGACGGCCGTTTTGCCGATTTGACGCTCAACGCCAAGCCGGCCCTGCCGATTACATCGGACTAA
- a CDS encoding UPF0158 family protein: MTVQIEELLKAFELNNPYLKFYLNKNDGHMALVTEIPGDDKAENEVTAHPDAYIKLPTQADLDLPEMIKGFVPMMKDPKQRAAFQQSIEAGKTVTQLERELKDMGLVQFWYTFQRMEFRKIAKKWCEDNHVAYEE; encoded by the coding sequence ATGACAGTCCAAATCGAAGAGCTATTGAAAGCTTTTGAATTGAACAACCCGTATCTTAAATTTTATTTGAATAAAAATGACGGCCATATGGCCCTGGTCACGGAAATCCCCGGAGATGACAAGGCGGAAAACGAAGTGACGGCCCATCCCGATGCCTATATCAAGCTGCCGACCCAGGCCGACCTGGACCTGCCGGAAATGATCAAGGGCTTCGTCCCCATGATGAAGGACCCCAAGCAGCGGGCCGCCTTCCAGCAGTCCATCGAAGCCGGCAAGACCGTAACCCAGTTGGAACGGGAATTGAAGGACATGGGCCTGGTCCAGTTCTGGTATACTTTCCAGCGCATGGAATTTCGCAAGATTGCCAAGAAATGGTGCGAAGACAACCATGTCGCTTATGAAGAATAA
- the tsaB gene encoding tRNA (adenosine(37)-N6)-threonylcarbamoyltransferase complex dimerization subunit type 1 TsaB has product MLLAIETSSLVSSVALLHEDTLRAELTIQARLTHSEQLMPHIADMLDKASVKKSQIDGVAVAVGPGSFTGLRIGLATAKGLSFAWNVPIVGVTTPVSLAWNFVGVSDRICTLIDAQKGNVYAGVYRWDRTTLTTEKEIYIAPRTEVLDTLEQEGQPVVFCGDGSLKGRKDIEGRSPLFRMAPPTMVIPRAGSVALAANVRFAAGDYDDCMTLTPSYLRRSEAEVLWEKRHGGASCR; this is encoded by the coding sequence ATGCTCTTAGCCATTGAAACATCGAGCCTCGTATCGAGTGTCGCCTTACTCCATGAAGACACGCTGCGGGCCGAACTCACTATCCAGGCACGGCTGACCCATTCGGAACAGCTCATGCCCCACATTGCCGACATGCTCGACAAGGCGTCGGTCAAGAAAAGCCAGATCGACGGCGTCGCCGTAGCCGTCGGCCCCGGTTCCTTTACGGGCCTGCGCATCGGCCTGGCCACAGCCAAAGGCCTGTCCTTTGCCTGGAACGTCCCCATTGTTGGCGTGACGACCCCAGTCAGCCTGGCCTGGAATTTCGTCGGCGTCTCCGACCGTATCTGTACCCTCATCGACGCCCAGAAAGGCAACGTCTATGCCGGCGTCTATCGCTGGGACCGGACGACGCTGACGACGGAAAAAGAAATCTATATCGCCCCGCGGACGGAAGTCCTGGATACGCTGGAACAGGAAGGTCAGCCCGTCGTCTTCTGCGGCGACGGCTCCCTCAAAGGGCGTAAGGACATCGAAGGGCGCAGTCCCTTGTTCCGCATGGCGCCGCCGACGATGGTCATTCCCCGCGCCGGCAGCGTAGCCCTGGCGGCCAATGTCCGCTTTGCTGCCGGTGACTACGACGACTGCATGACCTTGACGCCGTCGTACCTGCGCCGTAGTGAAGCCGAAGTGCTCTGGGAAAAACGCCACGGCGGTGCATCATGCCGGTAA
- a CDS encoding S66 peptidase family protein, with translation MEYTYAVPLQPGDTIAVVAPSSTLAGADVTKGLVFLRSLGYELKIGKSVSAFDGYLAGPDRLRAADINDAFADDTVKAIVCLRGGYGATRILPLLDYDLIAAHPKLFVGFSDITALHTAFLQRCGFCPIHGTMVMSLGRDASEYTKEQFAYGLQHPYEARELPLPPDCSPKTLVPGAVTGPLVGGNMMLLSVLMGTPYAIDPPAGAILCLEEVGEDAYALDRMLCQFEEAGLIDRVRAIAFGEFYHCGPEEKAPYEWTVKEVLRAYAKKWGKPAVMDLPFGHGADNAWLPLGQRAGLEARLDGVRFTLL, from the coding sequence ATGGAGTATACCTATGCAGTCCCCTTACAGCCTGGCGACACTATCGCCGTCGTCGCCCCGTCTTCGACCCTGGCCGGCGCCGATGTGACCAAGGGCCTCGTCTTTCTGCGCTCTCTCGGCTATGAATTGAAAATCGGGAAATCCGTATCCGCCTTTGACGGCTATCTGGCCGGCCCCGACAGGCTGCGGGCCGCCGATATCAACGACGCCTTTGCCGACGACACCGTCAAGGCCATCGTCTGCCTGCGCGGCGGCTACGGCGCGACGCGCATCCTGCCGCTTTTGGACTATGACCTCATTGCGGCGCACCCGAAACTGTTCGTCGGTTTCAGCGACATTACGGCCCTGCATACGGCCTTCCTCCAGCGCTGCGGCTTCTGTCCCATCCACGGGACGATGGTCATGTCCCTCGGACGCGATGCTTCGGAATATACGAAAGAACAGTTCGCCTATGGCCTGCAGCACCCCTATGAAGCGCGGGAATTGCCCTTGCCGCCGGATTGTTCCCCGAAAACGCTCGTTCCCGGTGCCGTCACGGGTCCCCTGGTCGGGGGTAATATGATGCTCCTGTCCGTCCTCATGGGCACGCCCTATGCCATCGACCCGCCGGCCGGGGCCATCCTCTGCCTGGAAGAAGTCGGTGAAGATGCCTATGCGCTAGACCGCATGCTCTGCCAGTTCGAGGAAGCGGGCCTCATCGACCGCGTCCGGGCCATTGCCTTTGGCGAATTTTATCACTGCGGCCCCGAAGAAAAGGCCCCTTACGAATGGACCGTCAAAGAAGTCCTGCGGGCTTATGCCAAGAAATGGGGCAAGCCGGCTGTCATGGACCTGCCTTTCGGCCACGGTGCCGACAACGCCTGGCTGCCCCTGGGGCAGAGGGCCGGCCTCGAAGCCCGGCTGGACGGCGTGCGCTTTACTTTACTGTAA
- a CDS encoding amidohydrolase, with translation MEYKELKDQACHYVDELKPVIYGIADALHDHPETGMNEVFASTTLKKILQDHGFAIDNPVADAFPTAFHAVCGNGPFQMGFLAEYDALPEIGHGCGHNLIAAMSVGAALAFAKAAGTKATVHVYGCPAEETVGSKVYMSEHGVFDGLEAAVIVHPGTDQTYIGGTSYATHPLQFTFLGKAAHVADATYHGVNALDALVDFYGRLKAYEKTLTERHIIGAIITEGGTAPNIVPDRAVLKATIRALKVEYLEDKMLPDIKKIARDVADAHGAKVEMVHYEPLYKNMINDPKMDVYFADAFNQLYEEFGVRDDDYAEGSTDVGNVSQVTRVSQPEICIGYDINAHTKEFAQAAGSDLGKMQALTGAKAMARVALDVMGEKY, from the coding sequence ATGGAATATAAAGAATTGAAAGACCAGGCCTGCCACTATGTGGATGAATTGAAGCCGGTCATCTATGGCATTGCCGACGCCCTTCACGACCACCCGGAAACGGGCATGAACGAAGTCTTCGCTTCGACGACGCTGAAAAAAATCTTGCAGGACCACGGCTTTGCCATCGACAATCCCGTCGCCGATGCCTTTCCGACGGCCTTTCACGCTGTCTGCGGCAACGGTCCGTTCCAGATGGGCTTTTTGGCCGAATACGATGCCCTGCCGGAAATCGGCCATGGCTGCGGCCACAACCTCATCGCGGCCATGAGCGTCGGCGCAGCCCTGGCCTTTGCCAAAGCGGCCGGTACGAAGGCGACGGTCCATGTCTACGGCTGTCCGGCTGAAGAAACGGTGGGCAGCAAGGTCTATATGAGCGAACACGGCGTCTTCGACGGCCTGGAAGCGGCGGTCATCGTCCATCCCGGTACGGATCAGACGTATATCGGCGGCACGTCTTATGCGACGCACCCCCTGCAGTTCACCTTCCTCGGCAAGGCAGCCCACGTGGCCGATGCCACCTATCACGGCGTCAATGCCCTCGACGCCCTCGTCGATTTCTACGGCCGCCTGAAAGCCTATGAAAAGACCCTGACCGAACGCCATATCATCGGCGCCATCATCACCGAAGGCGGGACGGCTCCCAACATCGTCCCCGACCGGGCCGTCCTCAAAGCGACTATCCGGGCCTTGAAGGTGGAATACCTGGAAGACAAGATGCTGCCGGACATAAAAAAAATCGCCCGTGACGTCGCCGACGCACACGGAGCGAAAGTGGAAATGGTCCATTATGAACCGCTCTATAAAAATATGATCAATGACCCTAAGATGGACGTTTACTTTGCCGACGCCTTCAATCAGCTCTATGAAGAATTTGGCGTTCGCGACGACGATTATGCCGAAGGCTCGACGGACGTAGGCAATGTCAGCCAGGTCACGCGGGTCAGCCAGCCGGAAATCTGCATCGGCTACGACATCAATGCCCATACCAAAGAATTTGCCCAAGCCGCGGGCAGCGACCTGGGCAAGATGCAGGCATTGACGGGCGCCAAGGCCATGGCCAGGGTCGCCCTCGATGTCATGGGAGAGAAGTACTGA
- a CDS encoding bifunctional tRNA (adenosine(37)-N6)-threonylcarbamoyltransferase complex ATPase subunit type 1 TsaE/phosphotransferase yields MTFDVATHSEAGTIALGKALGPVLSDGDVLALRGDLGAGKTHFVQGIAQGMGIDDVVVSPTFTILNYYENTIPLQHFDFYRLEEEYELDDLGFDDYLESGVTVIEWSEKFPDRLPDDAAIVTIEKTSPTDRLFHFDFRGSRWKAVENEVKKYALSH; encoded by the coding sequence ATGACCTTTGATGTAGCTACCCATTCAGAAGCCGGAACGATAGCCTTAGGCAAAGCCCTGGGTCCGGTCCTCAGCGACGGTGATGTCCTGGCCTTGCGCGGTGACCTCGGTGCCGGCAAGACCCATTTCGTCCAGGGCATTGCCCAGGGCATGGGCATCGACGATGTCGTCGTCAGCCCGACGTTCACCATTCTGAATTATTATGAAAATACCATTCCTCTCCAGCATTTCGATTTTTATCGGCTGGAAGAAGAATATGAATTAGATGACCTGGGATTCGACGACTATCTCGAAAGCGGTGTGACCGTCATCGAATGGTCGGAAAAATTCCCAGACCGCCTGCCTGATGATGCCGCCATTGTCACTATCGAAAAGACGAGTCCTACAGACCGGCTGTTTCATTTTGATTTCCGCGGCAGCCGCTGGAAGGCTGTAGAAAATGAGGTAAAAAAATATGCTCTTAGCCATTGA
- the rimI gene encoding ribosomal protein S18-alanine N-acetyltransferase produces MPVTVRQAGREDLPAIIAIEEASFSVPWSHQSLAAELDNPVAKYYVLEGETGQVLGYADVWLIADEGQLANIAIHPSARGHGYGETLLRTAMEALFQDGCTSMFLEVRQSNAPAQGLYRKLGYEGVAVRKDYYSQPVEDACIMQCQKENYQWFSHSR; encoded by the coding sequence ATGCCGGTAACGGTCCGTCAGGCTGGCCGGGAAGATCTGCCGGCCATCATCGCCATCGAAGAGGCCTCCTTTTCCGTGCCCTGGTCCCATCAGTCCCTGGCAGCGGAACTGGACAATCCTGTCGCTAAGTATTACGTCCTGGAAGGGGAAACAGGTCAGGTCCTCGGGTACGCTGACGTCTGGCTCATCGCCGATGAAGGCCAGCTGGCCAACATCGCCATCCACCCGTCCGCCCGGGGCCACGGTTATGGCGAGACCCTCCTGCGCACGGCTATGGAAGCCCTGTTCCAGGACGGCTGTACGAGTATGTTTCTGGAAGTCCGCCAGTCCAATGCACCGGCCCAGGGCTTGTACCGCAAGCTGGGCTACGAAGGCGTTGCCGTCCGTAAGGATTACTATTCCCAGCCTGTAGAAGATGCCTGCATCATGCAGTGTCAGAAAGAAAATTACCAATGGTTCAGCCATTCACGATAA
- a CDS encoding aspartate aminotransferase family protein, with protein MLKDELPKIVTQTVPGPKAAAVLARRRQAIPDAIGTIYPTVIKRGEGAMFEDVDGNYFLDWVGGVGVLNIGYSQPEVVKAVQDQAGNYFHAMANIVTHEGYVALAEKLNAIAPVKGDKKRSFFINSGAEADENAVKVAKAYTKRPNIIVFSGAFHGRTLMTMAMTAKKAYARGMGPFPDGVYRAEFPYLYRKPAGLSDDEALEFYMDSLKEVFMYSSPAEYVAAIVVEPLQGEGGFIPAPIPWIKALRKVCDDNGILLIADEVQTGWCRTGRMLATKYWKEAGCPPDIIATAKSIGGGVPLGAVVAREEIMESVPAGVIGGTFGGNALACASALKVIEIMERDHLADRALEIGKKVCARYEQWKQKYDVIGDYRGLGAMLGLEFVHDKAGKEPYPELVTAVIKEAAQHGLIMENCGIYDNVIRFLCPLVVTDAQLDAGLDILEQAILTCTK; from the coding sequence ATGTTAAAAGATGAATTACCGAAAATCGTTACCCAGACGGTTCCCGGCCCGAAAGCCGCTGCCGTATTAGCCCGCCGCCGTCAGGCCATTCCCGATGCCATCGGCACCATCTATCCGACGGTCATCAAACGCGGTGAAGGCGCTATGTTCGAAGACGTGGACGGCAACTATTTCCTCGATTGGGTCGGTGGCGTCGGTGTCTTGAACATCGGTTATTCTCAGCCGGAAGTCGTCAAAGCCGTCCAGGACCAGGCCGGTAACTATTTCCACGCCATGGCCAATATCGTCACCCACGAAGGCTATGTTGCCTTAGCAGAAAAGCTCAATGCCATCGCTCCCGTCAAAGGCGATAAAAAGCGGTCATTCTTCATCAACAGCGGTGCCGAAGCCGACGAAAATGCCGTCAAAGTCGCTAAAGCCTATACGAAACGGCCGAATATCATCGTCTTCTCCGGCGCCTTCCACGGCCGCACGCTCATGACCATGGCTATGACGGCAAAAAAAGCCTACGCCCGCGGCATGGGGCCTTTCCCGGACGGCGTATACCGTGCTGAATTTCCTTATCTCTACCGCAAACCGGCAGGCCTGAGCGATGACGAAGCCCTGGAATTTTACATGGATTCCCTGAAGGAAGTCTTCATGTATTCCTCGCCGGCAGAATACGTCGCAGCCATCGTCGTCGAACCGCTCCAGGGTGAAGGCGGCTTCATCCCGGCTCCTATCCCCTGGATCAAAGCGCTGCGCAAAGTCTGCGACGACAACGGCATCCTGCTCATTGCCGACGAAGTCCAGACCGGCTGGTGCCGTACGGGCCGCATGCTGGCTACGAAATACTGGAAAGAAGCCGGCTGCCCGCCTGACATCATCGCTACGGCCAAATCCATCGGCGGCGGCGTTCCCCTCGGCGCCGTCGTAGCCCGCGAAGAAATCATGGAATCCGTCCCGGCCGGCGTCATCGGCGGTACCTTCGGCGGCAACGCCCTGGCCTGCGCTTCGGCTCTGAAAGTCATTGAAATCATGGAACGGGACCACTTGGCAGACCGGGCCCTGGAAATCGGCAAAAAAGTCTGTGCCCGCTATGAACAGTGGAAACAGAAATACGACGTCATCGGCGATTACCGCGGCTTAGGCGCTATGCTCGGCCTGGAATTTGTCCACGACAAAGCCGGCAAGGAACCCTATCCGGAACTGGTCACAGCCGTCATCAAGGAAGCTGCCCAGCACGGCCTGATCATGGAAAACTGCGGCATTTACGACAATGTCATCCGCTTCCTCTGCCCCCTCGTCGTCACCGACGCCCAGCTCGATGCCGGCCTGGACATCCTGGAACAGGCTATCCTTACCTGCACGAAATAA